A window from Candidatus Delongbacteria bacterium encodes these proteins:
- the infC gene encoding translation initiation factor IF-3, with amino-acid sequence MPKHRINEHIRIPNVRLIAADGSQAGVVDTQVAREMALQDGLDLVEIAPNADPPVCKIMDYGKFLYQQSKKDKAAKVKQHTITVKGVRLTPKISGHDLETKAAQGREFLDDGHKVKAFVVFRGRMITHKEFGQDTLDKFIEILKDIALVEQEPKMDGPRSMSALLSPKKVMKKKTEE; translated from the coding sequence GTGCCCAAGCACCGGATCAACGAGCACATCCGCATTCCCAATGTCCGGCTGATCGCGGCGGATGGTTCCCAGGCGGGGGTCGTGGACACACAGGTGGCCCGGGAGATGGCCCTCCAGGACGGGCTGGATCTGGTGGAGATCGCGCCCAATGCGGACCCGCCGGTCTGCAAGATCATGGACTACGGGAAGTTCCTCTACCAGCAGTCCAAGAAGGACAAGGCCGCCAAGGTCAAGCAGCACACCATCACGGTGAAGGGCGTGCGCCTGACCCCCAAGATCAGCGGGCATGATCTGGAGACCAAAGCGGCGCAGGGTCGGGAGTTCCTGGATGACGGGCACAAGGTGAAGGCCTTCGTGGTGTTCCGGGGGCGCATGATCACGCACAAGGAGTTCGGTCAGGACACGCTGGACAAGTTCATCGAGATCCTCAAGGACATTGCCCTGGTCGAGCAGGAGCCCAAGATGGACGGTCCGCGCAGCATGAGCGCCCTGCTTTCACCGAAGAAAGTGATGAAGAAGAAGACGGAGGAATAG
- the rpmI gene encoding 50S ribosomal protein L35 has protein sequence MPKMKTNRAAAKRFKLTGTGRVKRHKAYASHILTSKSPGRKRNLRHASLVSEADEPRVKRMLTC, from the coding sequence ATGCCCAAGATGAAGACCAATCGCGCCGCGGCCAAGCGCTTCAAACTGACCGGGACCGGTCGGGTGAAGCGCCACAAGGCCTACGCCAGCCACATTCTGACCAGCAAGTCCCCGGGCCGCAAGCGCAATCTGCGCCACGCCAGCCTGGTTTCGGAAGCCGACGAGCCGCGCGTGAAGCGCATGTTGACCTGCTAA
- the rplT gene encoding 50S ribosomal protein L20 — protein MPRATNNPASKARRKRVFALAKGFRGGRKNLLRQTLQAVDRALATSTMHRKVRKGEFRRLWIARINAAVRIHDTEMNYSTFIHLLDVKGVTLDRRQLADMAVREPEAFGELVRSLR, from the coding sequence ATGCCGAGAGCAACAAACAATCCCGCCTCCAAGGCTCGTCGCAAGCGCGTCTTTGCCCTGGCCAAGGGCTTCCGCGGCGGTCGCAAGAACCTGCTGCGCCAGACCCTGCAGGCCGTGGATCGCGCCCTGGCCACCTCGACCATGCACCGCAAGGTTCGCAAGGGCGAGTTCCGCCGGCTGTGGATCGCCCGCATCAACGCCGCGGTGCGCATCCACGACACCGAGATGAACTACAGCACCTTCATCCACCTGCTGGATGTGAAGGGCGTCACGCTGGACCGCCGCCAGCTGGCCGACATGGCCGTCCGGGAACCGGAGGCCTTTGGCGAGCTGGTGCGATCCCTGCGCTAG
- the pheS gene encoding phenylalanine--tRNA ligase subunit alpha has translation MNTLDSLRAEFHAALAAAADREALAAVHQGWLGRKGRLQDLFKQMRELPAEERPAFGAQINVLKEELEAVFMARQEELLNREGVVRVDLTLPGHPVRTGSLHPLQQILDRITGIFTRMGFTVEDGPEVETERYNFDMLNTPFWHPARMESDSLYLKQGHMLRTETSPVQIRVLEQVKPPVRIIAPGRVYRNDKPDASHSPMFMQVEGLYVDHGVTFADLKGTLLEFYRRMFGPDTRLRFRPHFFPFTEPSAEVDVSCIFCGGAGCRVCKHSGWLEMGGSGLVDPAVLAGVDLDPEEWTGFAFGLGVERMAMLLYGVDDIRLFYENDWRFLEQF, from the coding sequence ATGAACACCCTCGACAGCCTGCGCGCCGAGTTCCACGCCGCCCTGGCCGCCGCCGCGGACCGCGAGGCCCTGGCGGCCGTGCACCAGGGCTGGCTGGGCCGCAAGGGGCGGCTGCAGGACCTCTTCAAGCAGATGCGCGAGCTGCCCGCCGAGGAGCGCCCGGCCTTCGGCGCGCAAATCAACGTGCTGAAGGAGGAGCTGGAGGCCGTCTTCATGGCCCGCCAGGAGGAGTTGCTGAACCGCGAGGGCGTGGTCCGCGTGGACCTCACCCTGCCGGGCCACCCCGTCCGGACGGGCTCGCTGCACCCACTGCAGCAGATCCTGGACCGCATCACGGGCATTTTCACGCGGATGGGCTTCACCGTGGAGGACGGCCCGGAGGTGGAGACCGAGCGCTACAACTTCGACATGCTCAACACGCCCTTCTGGCATCCGGCGCGGATGGAGTCCGACAGCCTGTACCTGAAGCAGGGCCACATGCTGCGCACGGAGACCAGCCCGGTGCAGATCCGAGTGCTGGAGCAGGTCAAGCCGCCGGTGCGGATCATCGCGCCGGGCCGCGTCTACCGCAACGACAAGCCGGACGCCAGCCACAGCCCGATGTTCATGCAGGTGGAGGGCCTCTACGTGGATCACGGCGTGACCTTCGCCGACCTGAAGGGCACGCTGCTGGAGTTCTACCGCCGCATGTTCGGGCCGGACACGCGCCTGCGCTTCCGGCCGCACTTCTTCCCCTTCACCGAGCCCAGCGCCGAGGTGGACGTGAGCTGCATTTTCTGCGGCGGCGCGGGCTGCCGGGTCTGCAAGCACTCGGGCTGGCTGGAGATGGGCGGCAGCGGGCTGGTGGATCCCGCCGTGCTGGCGGGCGTGGACCTGGACCCGGAGGAGTGGACGGGCTTCGCCTTCGGCCTGGGCGTGGAGCGCATGGCCATGCTGCTCTACGGCGTGGACGACATCCGGCTCTTCTACGAAAACGACTGGCGCTTCCTCGAACAGTTCTAG
- the pheT gene encoding phenylalanine--tRNA ligase subunit beta codes for MKISLSWLNDFLPVDTSPAGVAALTHELTMLGFEVESVQRIGRELSGVVAAFVEKVEPHPNADRLRLVTVNHGEGRLTLVCGAPNVAEGLTVPLARLGAVLPGVEQPLKKARIRGVDSEGMLCSEVELGLSDDHSGLKLLDPADWQPGDPLAQDFNLQDVVLDLEITQNRGDAYSILGIARDLAALRGVPLSRPEAPAAPLAAVDERVEIVLDPTCTGCSRYAGQRMSGVQVGPSPRWLVNRLEAVGLRSISNVVDVTNYVMWELGHPLHAFDLREVRGGRIHVRNAAAGERFTTLDGQERTLDAEHTLICDGERPVALAGIMGGLNSGIAADTTEILLECAVFDSVGIRMGARRAGLSSDSSRRFERGVDPRDVEAVLRRASSLVALTAGGQLAGGCADADPRPWQPRHVTLRTARCNAVLGLALSAERMRAHLEALGCACEAGAEEILVTPPSWRHDLEREIDLIEEVVRLEGYEQVPQPDSARVPLGQRGNPRRELLERVRREAVGLGFRQVMSYSMTDPRQLERVLPERPVLQIRNPLSQEMSVLRPSLLPSLLETAVYNLNRRAEGQRLFELDREFHPDPASATGCRESLHLALLLVGQLRPESWQGPAEAYGFHDLKEVVQLLLSHLHLEGLRLLPYLDGVFSANSLAIERDGERLGVFGQLEPRLCERMGTEWPVFALDLDLESVARLAPGLPRYQPFSRQPSVLRDLSLISSAELPAGALADTLLEAGRPLLQQVQVVDVYQGKGVPEGCVSRSYRLRFNDRERSLTDADVDPVVTDLLKQAEQRHGARLRS; via the coding sequence ATGAAGATCTCCCTTTCCTGGCTGAACGACTTCCTGCCTGTGGACACCAGCCCGGCGGGCGTGGCGGCGCTGACCCACGAACTCACCATGCTGGGCTTCGAGGTGGAGAGCGTGCAGCGCATTGGGCGCGAGCTGAGCGGCGTGGTGGCGGCCTTCGTGGAGAAGGTGGAGCCCCATCCCAACGCCGACCGCCTGCGGCTGGTCACGGTGAATCACGGCGAAGGCCGGCTGACCCTGGTCTGCGGCGCGCCCAATGTGGCCGAAGGGCTCACCGTGCCGCTGGCGCGGCTGGGCGCCGTGCTGCCGGGCGTGGAACAGCCGCTCAAGAAGGCCCGCATCCGCGGCGTGGACAGCGAGGGCATGCTCTGCAGCGAGGTGGAGCTGGGCCTCTCCGACGACCACAGCGGCCTGAAGCTCCTCGACCCGGCGGACTGGCAGCCCGGCGATCCGCTGGCCCAGGACTTCAACTTGCAGGACGTGGTGCTGGATCTGGAGATCACCCAGAACCGCGGCGACGCCTATTCCATCCTGGGCATCGCCCGGGACCTGGCCGCCTTGCGCGGCGTTCCGCTGAGCCGGCCGGAGGCGCCGGCGGCTCCGCTGGCGGCGGTGGACGAGCGCGTGGAAATCGTGCTCGATCCCACCTGCACCGGTTGTTCGCGCTACGCGGGCCAGCGGATGAGCGGCGTGCAAGTGGGTCCCAGTCCGCGCTGGCTGGTGAACCGCCTGGAGGCCGTCGGGCTGCGCTCCATCTCCAACGTGGTGGACGTGACCAACTACGTGATGTGGGAGCTGGGCCACCCCCTGCACGCCTTCGACCTGCGCGAGGTCCGGGGTGGGCGCATCCACGTGCGCAACGCCGCAGCGGGCGAGCGCTTCACCACCCTGGACGGGCAGGAGCGCACGCTGGACGCGGAGCACACGCTGATCTGCGACGGCGAGCGCCCGGTGGCCCTGGCGGGCATCATGGGCGGCCTGAACTCGGGCATCGCCGCGGACACCACGGAGATCCTGCTGGAGTGCGCGGTCTTCGATTCCGTCGGGATCCGGATGGGCGCCCGGCGGGCGGGCCTCTCCTCGGACTCCAGCCGGCGCTTCGAGCGCGGCGTGGATCCCCGGGACGTGGAGGCCGTGCTGCGGCGGGCCAGCTCGCTGGTGGCCCTGACCGCCGGCGGCCAACTGGCCGGCGGCTGCGCCGACGCGGATCCCCGACCCTGGCAGCCCCGCCACGTGACGCTGCGCACGGCGCGTTGCAACGCCGTGCTGGGTCTGGCCCTGAGTGCGGAGCGCATGCGCGCGCACCTGGAAGCGCTGGGCTGCGCGTGCGAAGCCGGCGCCGAGGAGATTCTCGTCACGCCCCCCAGCTGGCGCCACGACCTGGAGCGCGAGATCGACCTGATCGAGGAGGTGGTGCGGCTGGAAGGCTACGAGCAGGTGCCCCAGCCGGACTCCGCCCGCGTCCCGCTGGGCCAGCGCGGCAACCCGCGGCGCGAGCTGCTGGAGCGCGTGCGCCGGGAGGCCGTGGGCCTGGGCTTCCGCCAGGTGATGAGCTACAGCATGACGGATCCGCGCCAGCTGGAACGCGTGCTGCCCGAGCGCCCGGTGCTGCAGATCCGCAACCCGCTCTCCCAGGAGATGTCCGTGCTGCGGCCCAGCCTGTTGCCCAGCCTGCTGGAGACCGCCGTCTACAACCTGAACCGGCGCGCGGAGGGCCAGCGGCTCTTCGAACTGGACCGCGAGTTCCATCCCGATCCCGCCTCCGCCACCGGCTGCCGCGAGTCCCTGCACCTGGCCCTGCTGCTGGTGGGCCAGCTGCGCCCGGAAAGCTGGCAGGGCCCGGCCGAGGCCTATGGCTTCCACGATCTCAAGGAAGTCGTCCAGCTGTTGCTGAGCCATCTTCACCTTGAAGGCCTCCGCTTGCTTCCCTACCTTGACGGCGTCTTTTCGGCCAATTCGCTGGCCATCGAGCGGGACGGGGAGCGCCTGGGCGTGTTCGGCCAACTAGAACCCCGCCTGTGTGAACGGATGGGCACGGAGTGGCCGGTCTTCGCCTTGGATCTGGACCTGGAGTCCGTGGCGCGCCTGGCGCCGGGGCTGCCCCGCTACCAGCCCTTCTCCCGCCAGCCTTCGGTCCTGCGGGACTTGAGCCTGATCAGCTCCGCGGAGTTGCCGGCCGGTGCCTTGGCGGACACGTTGCTGGAAGCCGGACGTCCGCTGTTGCAGCAGGTCCAGGTGGTGGACGTGTATCAGGGCAAGGGTGTGCCCGAAGGCTGCGTGAGCCGCAGCTACCGGCTGCGCTTCAACGACCGGGAGCGCAGCCTGACGGACGCCGACGTGGACCCGGTGGTGACGGACCTGCTCAAGCAGGCGGAACAGCGGCATGGAGCCAGGCTGCGGAGTTGA
- the rny gene encoding ribonuclease Y, whose translation MTILLTLLIGLLALGAGVLVGFRLALRGANSHYQLRLREAEDLLRGARAEAETLAHEARLEAEESLSRELEKLEEKKQRREDQLKERENQLREKELTVEKKREHLNTKEVDLKHREQLIEAQGERLEKARKRAEEIVEQQNEKLESIARLTTEEARAQLFRNLEHKVQSEAAQHFNEIREQARLYASQESRRILVNAMERTAVEHSAQSTVTVFELPSDEIKGRIIGREGRNIRSFEAVTGVELLVDDTPRTVLLSSFDPLRREIARITLASLINDGRIHPARIEEVVERVREDMAQTILQIGEQAMLDLGVHGLQQELIRHLGLLSFKNTQGQNILAHSKEVASIAGILAAELQVDSRRVRRAGLLHDIGRAVDGYTEADSCSLGADLVRKYGEKTDIEEAIRFQEADAGTRSLMATLIHVANKVSLSRPGIRGEHMGRYIQRLTQIEDVANGFVGVDSAFVLQAGRELRVVVNPAELPEDQLDLLATEIAEEIQRRILYPGQIRVTVVREFRSIGTAK comes from the coding sequence ATGACCATTCTTCTCACTCTGTTGATTGGCCTGCTTGCGCTGGGAGCCGGAGTGCTCGTTGGCTTCCGCTTGGCCCTGCGCGGCGCGAATTCCCACTATCAGCTGCGGCTGCGTGAAGCGGAGGACCTGCTGCGGGGCGCGCGCGCCGAGGCGGAGACCCTGGCCCACGAGGCGCGGCTGGAGGCCGAAGAGAGTCTGAGCCGCGAACTGGAGAAGCTGGAGGAGAAGAAGCAGCGGCGGGAGGATCAGCTCAAGGAGCGCGAGAACCAGCTCCGCGAGAAGGAACTCACGGTGGAGAAGAAGCGCGAGCACCTCAACACGAAAGAGGTGGATCTCAAGCATCGCGAGCAGCTGATCGAAGCCCAGGGCGAGCGGTTGGAGAAAGCCCGCAAGCGCGCCGAGGAGATCGTCGAGCAGCAGAACGAGAAGCTGGAGAGCATCGCGCGGCTGACCACCGAGGAGGCGCGGGCCCAGCTCTTTCGCAACCTGGAGCACAAGGTCCAGTCGGAGGCGGCCCAGCACTTCAACGAAATCCGCGAACAGGCCCGCCTCTACGCCTCGCAGGAATCCCGCCGCATCCTGGTCAACGCCATGGAGCGCACGGCCGTGGAGCACAGCGCGCAGTCCACCGTGACGGTCTTCGAGCTGCCCTCCGACGAGATCAAGGGCCGGATCATCGGGCGCGAGGGGCGCAACATCCGCTCCTTCGAGGCGGTGACGGGGGTGGAACTGCTGGTGGACGACACGCCGCGCACGGTCCTGCTCTCCAGTTTCGATCCCCTGCGGCGGGAAATCGCCCGCATCACCCTGGCCTCCCTGATCAACGACGGCCGGATCCATCCGGCCCGCATCGAGGAAGTGGTGGAGCGCGTCCGCGAGGATATGGCCCAGACCATCCTGCAGATCGGCGAACAAGCCATGCTGGACCTGGGCGTGCACGGCCTGCAGCAGGAACTGATCCGGCACTTGGGCCTGCTTTCGTTCAAGAACACCCAGGGCCAGAACATCCTGGCCCATTCCAAGGAAGTGGCCAGCATCGCGGGGATCCTGGCGGCCGAGCTGCAGGTGGACAGCCGACGCGTGCGACGCGCCGGCCTGTTGCATGACATCGGCCGGGCCGTGGACGGCTACACCGAGGCGGACTCCTGCTCGCTGGGCGCGGATCTGGTGCGCAAGTACGGCGAGAAGACCGACATCGAGGAGGCCATCCGCTTCCAGGAGGCCGACGCGGGCACGCGCTCGCTGATGGCGACGCTGATCCACGTGGCCAACAAGGTCAGCCTCAGCCGGCCGGGCATCCGCGGCGAGCACATGGGCCGCTACATCCAGCGGCTCACGCAGATCGAGGACGTGGCCAACGGCTTCGTGGGCGTGGACAGCGCCTTCGTCCTGCAGGCCGGCCGCGAGCTGCGCGTGGTGGTGAATCCCGCCGAATTGCCGGAGGATCAGCTGGACCTGCTGGCCACGGAGATCGCCGAGGAGATCCAGCGCCGCATCCTCTACCCGGGGCAGATTCGGGTCACCGTGGTGCGCGAGTTCCGCAGCATCGGCACGGCCAAGTGA
- a CDS encoding TIGR00282 family metallophosphoesterase encodes MKALARILFVGDVVGESGLKAVERELPNLLHEHGVDLCVANVENAWEGKSVSAEILKRLRTAGVRVFTGGNHTWDRFQIHNLLKNEPGLLRPLNYPRISDPEGTKWASPLAGCGWTAHMAPDLPPLVVMNVQGRVFMSPIDCPFRRMDEELAALARMAERTQPPLILVDVHAEASAEKIALARYLDGRVAAVVGTHTHVQSADERLLPGGTAFLTDAGMTGCHEGVIGMKTEVALRRFLLQTPQKYESVEGPAQLEGVLLTLDTATRKARAIERIRRPDFVRETA; translated from the coding sequence ATGAAGGCTCTGGCGCGCATCCTGTTTGTCGGCGACGTGGTGGGGGAGTCCGGGCTGAAGGCCGTGGAACGCGAGCTGCCCAACCTGCTGCACGAGCACGGGGTGGATCTCTGCGTGGCCAACGTGGAGAACGCCTGGGAGGGCAAGAGCGTCAGCGCGGAGATCCTCAAGCGGCTGCGGACGGCGGGCGTCCGGGTCTTCACGGGCGGCAACCACACCTGGGATCGCTTCCAGATCCACAACCTGCTGAAGAACGAGCCCGGGCTGCTGCGGCCGCTCAATTACCCGCGCATCTCCGATCCGGAGGGGACCAAGTGGGCCTCGCCGCTGGCCGGCTGCGGCTGGACGGCGCACATGGCGCCCGATCTGCCGCCCCTGGTGGTGATGAACGTCCAGGGCCGCGTGTTCATGTCGCCCATCGATTGTCCCTTCCGGCGGATGGACGAGGAACTGGCGGCGCTGGCCCGGATGGCCGAGCGCACCCAGCCGCCCTTGATCCTGGTGGACGTGCACGCTGAAGCCAGCGCGGAGAAGATCGCCTTGGCCCGCTACCTGGACGGCCGGGTGGCGGCGGTGGTGGGCACGCACACCCACGTGCAGAGCGCCGACGAACGGCTGCTGCCCGGCGGCACGGCCTTCCTGACGGATGCTGGAATGACAGGCTGCCATGAGGGCGTGATCGGCATGAAGACCGAGGTGGCGCTGCGCCGCTTCCTGCTGCAGACGCCCCAGAAGTACGAGTCGGTGGAAGGGCCCGCCCAGCTGGAAGGCGTGTTGCTGACCTTGGACACGGCCACGCGCAAGGCCCGGGCCATCGAGCGGATTCGTCGACCGGATTTCGTGCGGGAAACAGCCTAG
- a CDS encoding amidohydrolase, with product MRTLLHNARLYDPRSGMLRAGSLLMEGGRIARLGSAGLEPGGPARRVDCAGRLLMPGIYDAHVHLVFGGEALVRLDASRHGTRADLLQEIARRAAAVDQAPDRRAGWVLGQGLQPGALVPTLAELDEATGAVPLCLDTHDLHSCLCNSSALALIGVEGRPDPPGGEVERDAAGRPTGLLRENAALWVRPVIPAAGDAERRAFILAAQRHAHQYGITGVGDNLRRADLPLFQQLEAEDRLRLRIQGWRNDGNLNPDTLELEPFFSPRLRVDTLKLFADGALGSCSAALDEPYLDGRRGTLVAAPEDLLHWMRLGLERGWRLAVHAIGDLAVARVLDFFAELGREGLPTRGWRHRIEHAQFIRPADLERFRRLEILPSIQPLHCSTDQDGFSTRLGPASVARAFPWRSLLEAGLPLPIGTDWPVEPLDPRFNFVHGLTRLSRSGQRLIGTEEALSLPELLRGMTWDAAHAAGWGEELGCLTLGAHADLLLWEQDPLESSLEQLAGLRVQALWSGGEPVLEPAP from the coding sequence ATGCGCACGCTTTTGCACAACGCCCGTCTTTACGATCCGCGCAGCGGCATGCTGCGCGCGGGTTCGCTGCTGATGGAAGGCGGACGCATCGCCCGGCTGGGGTCCGCCGGGCTGGAGCCCGGCGGACCCGCCCGCCGCGTGGACTGCGCCGGCCGCCTGCTGATGCCGGGCATCTACGACGCCCACGTGCATCTGGTCTTCGGCGGCGAGGCCCTGGTGCGCCTGGACGCCTCACGGCACGGCACGCGCGCCGACCTGCTGCAGGAGATCGCCCGGCGGGCGGCCGCGGTGGATCAGGCCCCCGACCGGCGCGCCGGCTGGGTGCTGGGCCAGGGCTTGCAGCCCGGCGCCCTGGTGCCCACCCTGGCGGAGCTGGACGAGGCCACGGGCGCCGTTCCCCTCTGCCTGGATACCCACGACCTGCACTCCTGTCTCTGCAATTCCAGCGCCTTGGCCCTGATCGGCGTGGAGGGTCGGCCGGATCCCCCCGGGGGCGAAGTGGAGCGCGACGCCGCGGGCCGGCCCACGGGCCTGTTGCGCGAGAACGCCGCGCTCTGGGTGCGGCCCGTGATCCCCGCCGCGGGCGACGCCGAGCGCCGGGCCTTTATCCTGGCCGCCCAGCGCCACGCCCACCAGTACGGCATCACGGGGGTGGGCGACAACCTGCGACGGGCGGACCTGCCCCTGTTCCAGCAGTTGGAGGCGGAGGATCGATTGCGCCTGCGCATCCAGGGCTGGCGCAACGACGGCAACCTGAATCCTGACACTCTCGAGTTGGAGCCCTTCTTCAGCCCGCGCCTGCGGGTGGACACCCTCAAGCTCTTCGCCGACGGCGCGCTGGGCTCATGCTCGGCGGCGCTGGACGAACCCTATCTGGACGGACGGCGCGGCACCCTGGTGGCGGCGCCCGAAGATCTGCTGCACTGGATGCGCCTGGGTCTGGAGCGCGGCTGGCGGCTGGCCGTCCACGCCATCGGCGATCTGGCGGTGGCCCGCGTGTTGGACTTCTTCGCCGAGCTGGGGCGTGAGGGTCTGCCCACCCGGGGTTGGCGCCACCGCATCGAGCACGCCCAGTTCATCCGGCCCGCGGATCTGGAGCGCTTCCGCCGCCTGGAGATCCTGCCCAGCATCCAGCCTCTGCATTGCTCCACCGATCAGGATGGTTTTTCCACGCGCTTGGGACCGGCCAGCGTGGCCCGCGCCTTCCCCTGGCGCTCGCTGCTGGAGGCCGGTCTGCCGCTGCCCATCGGCACCGACTGGCCCGTGGAGCCCCTGGATCCGCGCTTCAACTTCGTGCACGGCCTGACGCGCCTCAGCCGCTCGGGCCAGCGCCTGATCGGCACGGAGGAGGCGCTCAGCCTGCCCGAATTGCTGCGCGGCATGACGTGGGACGCCGCCCACGCCGCGGGCTGGGGCGAGGAGTTGGGCTGCCTGACCCTGGGCGCCCACGCCGATCTGCTGCTCTGGGAGCAGGACCCGCTGGAGAGTTCCCTCGAGCAGCTGGCCGGGCTGCGCGTGCAGGCCCTCTGGAGCGGCGGCGAGCCGGTGCTGGAGCCCGCCCCATGA
- a CDS encoding aldehyde dehydrogenase family protein: MKDILAKLGIEDVNQGASTGSWIPCKGSLLESVSPIDGKVLAKVQQCEMGEYEQVMQTAAKAFIEWRMWPAPKRGEIVRQLGEELRAHKEELAALVTMEMGKVIQEGRGEVQEMIDICDFATGMSRQLYGVTTHSERARHRMFEQWHPLGIVGVISAFNFPVAVWSWNTTLALICGDVVVWKPSSKTPLTAVACQTIAARVLKRNGVPEGVCSLIIGKGSSVGDALVRDARVPLISATGSTPMGKRLAGIVGERLGHTILELGGNNAIIVTPHADLSLAIPNIAFGAIGTAGQRCTSTRRIIVHESLADTLVQKLAAAYKTVRIGNPLEEGVLMGPLVDTGAVKDLQDAIAKVKAQGGEMVCGGEVLSGPGYESGAYVTPAIAKVRNEMEIVQDETFAPLLYIITYQGGIEDAIALQNGVPQGLSSSIFTNHFLESETFLSAMGSDCGIANVNLGTSGAEIGLAFGGEKDTGGGRESGSDVWKYYMRRQSNTLNWSGKTAFAQGIHFEM, from the coding sequence ATGAAGGATATCCTCGCCAAACTGGGCATCGAGGACGTGAACCAGGGCGCCAGCACGGGATCATGGATCCCCTGCAAGGGCAGCCTGCTGGAGTCGGTTTCCCCCATCGACGGCAAGGTGCTGGCCAAGGTCCAGCAGTGCGAGATGGGCGAGTACGAGCAGGTCATGCAGACCGCCGCCAAGGCCTTCATCGAGTGGCGCATGTGGCCGGCCCCCAAGCGCGGCGAGATCGTCCGCCAGCTGGGCGAAGAGCTGCGCGCCCACAAGGAGGAGCTGGCCGCCCTGGTGACCATGGAAATGGGCAAGGTGATCCAGGAAGGCCGCGGCGAAGTGCAGGAGATGATCGACATCTGCGACTTCGCCACGGGCATGAGCCGCCAGCTCTACGGCGTGACCACCCACAGCGAGCGCGCCCGCCATCGAATGTTCGAGCAGTGGCACCCGCTGGGCATCGTGGGCGTGATCTCGGCCTTCAACTTCCCCGTGGCCGTCTGGTCCTGGAACACCACCCTGGCCCTGATCTGCGGCGACGTGGTGGTCTGGAAGCCCTCCAGCAAGACCCCGCTCACCGCCGTGGCCTGCCAGACCATCGCCGCCCGCGTGCTCAAGCGCAACGGCGTGCCCGAAGGCGTCTGCAGCCTGATCATCGGCAAGGGCTCCAGCGTGGGCGACGCCCTGGTGCGCGACGCGCGCGTGCCGCTGATCTCCGCCACCGGCTCCACGCCCATGGGCAAGCGCCTGGCGGGCATCGTGGGCGAGCGCCTAGGCCACACCATCCTCGAGCTGGGCGGCAACAACGCGATCATCGTGACGCCCCACGCCGACCTGAGCCTGGCCATCCCCAACATCGCCTTCGGCGCCATCGGCACCGCCGGCCAGCGCTGCACGTCCACGCGCCGGATCATCGTCCACGAGTCGCTGGCCGATACGCTGGTCCAAAAGCTGGCCGCCGCCTACAAGACGGTGCGGATCGGCAACCCGCTGGAGGAAGGCGTGCTGATGGGCCCGCTGGTGGACACGGGCGCCGTCAAGGACTTGCAGGATGCCATCGCCAAGGTGAAGGCCCAGGGCGGGGAGATGGTCTGCGGCGGCGAAGTGCTGAGCGGGCCGGGCTACGAGAGCGGCGCCTACGTCACGCCGGCCATCGCCAAGGTGCGCAACGAAATGGAGATCGTCCAGGACGAGACCTTCGCGCCCCTGCTCTACATCATCACTTACCAGGGTGGAATCGAGGACGCCATCGCGCTGCAGAACGGCGTGCCCCAGGGCCTGTCCAGCAGCATCTTCACCAACCACTTCCTCGAGAGCGAGACCTTCCTGTCCGCCATGGGCAGCGACTGCGGCATCGCCAACGTCAACCTGGGCACCTCGGGCGCCGAGATCGGCCTGGCCTTCGGTGGCGAGAAGGACACGGGCGGCGGGCGCGAGTCCGGCAGCGACGTGTGGAAGTACTACATGCGCCGGCAGTCCAACACGCTGAACTGGTCGGGCAAGACGGCCTTCGCCCAGGGCATCCACTTCGAGATGTAA